The following are from one region of the Leptospiraceae bacterium genome:
- a CDS encoding type II toxin-antitoxin system VapC family toxin, with protein MSIICLDTNILIWGIKKQPTKGQEANVEYAERFIQDIGDKGHTVIIPTIVLAELLANVPFKDHDKIISEIQTFARLEPFDSDASVKYSELFLKLEKTGEEEYKKEFNKSRRALKADIMIIATAICKNVKELYTNNVNEFIKLSSGQKIKILDLPKIPIQTNLDFPQKKYI; from the coding sequence ATGTCAATTATCTGTCTTGATACAAATATACTCATTTGGGGTATAAAAAAGCAACCAACGAAAGGGCAGGAAGCAAATGTAGAGTATGCGGAGAGATTTATTCAGGATATTGGAGATAAAGGGCATACCGTTATAATCCCTACAATTGTATTAGCTGAACTATTGGCAAATGTTCCTTTCAAAGACCATGATAAAATCATAAGCGAAATACAAACATTTGCTAGATTGGAACCCTTCGATTCTGATGCTAGTGTCAAATATTCTGAGCTTTTTTTGAAACTCGAAAAAACAGGTGAAGAAGAGTATAAAAAAGAATTTAATAAGAGTAGAAGAGCATTAAAAGCAGATATTATGATTATCGCAACTGCAATTTGTAAAAATGTAAAAGAATTATATACAAATAATGTAAATGAGTTCATAAAGTTATCATCAGGACAAAAAATAAAAATATTAGACTTACCTAAAATCCCGATTCAGACAAACTTAGATTTTCCTCAAAAGAAATATATATAA